One window from the genome of Spiractinospora alimapuensis encodes:
- a CDS encoding ABC transporter substrate-binding protein translates to MTTRNGLFGLAALGSAAVLVLTACVPGDGDGSGGGTSSGFEDCPDNPLECNTGEVQDGGEMTWIINDTVDTWGSFSPAGGTVYNVQMTQGILPYTGSYLPDGSTYEYNMDVLAAEPELVNDGSDGEAFQYKFELNPDAVWSRDGETFPITADDFTISWMMAMGDEGGQCSECASRAAESYTRMESVESEDDGSTVVVTLEEGELNAEWHNFFYQQAITPGVYPAFVAVQEGFLEGTPEEPELDDPDGVAEYFEWIDSTMPDFSGGPWMMVEGSELNEQIILEPNEDYWGEQPHLDTLIREFNDEEPSYAAAVTNGEIDGGNPTNYNEDVIQELEALDNVHVDVSGGSTWEQIQFNNDIVDDVELRRGILTAIDADEIVERNFGGAFPEGERQRNFLFPEESPYFEDLFTDSPMGTGDSDEALSILEDAGYELDGDILTLDGEQVGPFRLSATDKDTRQTSLQIVQGHLDEIGIETDIEVVEDLGATTSEGDFEIIQYGWSGSPDFQTNPSQYWHSDSGSNYGNLDSEAVDEAVLAVQASPDLDEAGELANEAQRLVVDEAYSLPLMYEPEYTFVRDEYANVRPNMFMSVRANYNSHEWGVVSE, encoded by the coding sequence GTGACCACAAGGAACGGCCTCTTCGGGCTCGCGGCGCTGGGATCCGCCGCAGTGCTCGTACTGACCGCCTGCGTTCCGGGGGACGGAGACGGCTCCGGCGGCGGAACGTCCAGCGGATTCGAGGACTGTCCGGACAACCCGCTCGAGTGCAACACCGGCGAGGTGCAGGACGGGGGCGAGATGACGTGGATCATCAACGACACCGTCGACACCTGGGGCTCGTTCTCCCCGGCCGGCGGAACCGTGTACAACGTCCAGATGACCCAGGGGATACTCCCCTACACCGGGAGCTACCTGCCCGACGGATCGACCTACGAGTACAACATGGACGTCCTGGCCGCCGAACCCGAACTCGTCAACGACGGGTCGGACGGTGAGGCGTTCCAGTACAAGTTCGAGCTGAATCCGGACGCGGTCTGGAGCCGGGACGGGGAGACGTTCCCGATCACCGCGGACGACTTCACCATCTCCTGGATGATGGCCATGGGCGACGAGGGCGGCCAGTGCAGTGAGTGCGCCTCGCGCGCGGCGGAGTCCTACACCCGGATGGAGTCGGTCGAGTCCGAGGACGACGGCAGCACCGTGGTGGTCACGCTCGAGGAGGGCGAGCTCAACGCGGAGTGGCACAACTTCTTCTACCAGCAGGCCATCACGCCCGGCGTGTACCCCGCCTTCGTCGCGGTACAGGAGGGTTTCCTGGAGGGCACGCCCGAGGAGCCGGAGCTGGACGACCCCGACGGGGTGGCGGAGTACTTCGAGTGGATCGACTCCACCATGCCGGACTTCTCTGGCGGGCCCTGGATGATGGTCGAGGGCAGCGAGCTCAACGAGCAGATCATCCTGGAACCAAACGAGGACTACTGGGGTGAACAACCGCACCTCGACACCCTGATCCGGGAGTTCAACGACGAGGAGCCGAGCTACGCCGCGGCGGTGACCAACGGCGAGATCGACGGTGGGAACCCCACCAATTACAACGAGGACGTCATCCAGGAACTCGAAGCCCTGGACAACGTACACGTGGACGTCTCCGGCGGATCCACGTGGGAGCAGATCCAGTTCAACAACGACATCGTCGACGACGTCGAACTGCGACGCGGCATCCTCACGGCGATCGACGCCGACGAGATCGTCGAGCGCAACTTCGGCGGCGCCTTCCCCGAAGGTGAGCGGCAGCGTAACTTCCTCTTCCCCGAGGAGAGCCCCTACTTCGAGGACCTCTTCACCGACTCACCCATGGGGACCGGTGACTCCGACGAGGCGTTGTCGATCCTGGAGGACGCGGGGTACGAGCTCGACGGCGACATCCTGACACTCGACGGCGAGCAGGTGGGCCCGTTCCGCCTGTCTGCCACCGACAAGGACACCCGGCAGACCTCGCTGCAGATCGTCCAGGGGCACCTGGACGAGATCGGGATCGAGACCGACATCGAGGTCGTGGAGGACCTGGGCGCCACCACGTCCGAAGGCGACTTCGAGATCATCCAGTACGGCTGGTCCGGGAGCCCCGACTTCCAGACCAACCCCTCGCAGTACTGGCACAGCGACAGCGGCAGCAACTACGGCAACCTGGACAGCGAGGCGGTCGACGAGGCCGTCCTGGCCGTGCAGGCGAGCCCGGACCTAGACGAGGCAGGGGAACTCGCCAACGAGGCGCAACGGCTCGTCGTCGACGAGGCCTACTCACTGCCGTTGATGTACGAGCCGGAGTACACCTTCGTCCGCGACGAGTACGCCAACGTCCGACCCAACATGTTCATGAGCGTGCGGGCCAACTACAACTCCCACGAGTGGGGCGTCGTATCCGAGTGA
- a CDS encoding ABC transporter permease — MLVYTVRRVLVAIPLLFLASVLAFVLVDVSGDPLSDMRMEPDITEAAIEAEEGRLYLDRSMPERYITWVTGYDCNRDADGACDIGLLRGEFGPSVRGLGFDIGEQITTRLFTTLRLISAAVVVALGLAILAGVVSAVKQYSKIDYTLTFIGFLALAMPTFWLGALIRQSGVWVNEQAGTQLFATIHARSSDTRGFTGWEHFNDILAHLTLPTIALMLTGYAAWSRYQRTSMLEVLNSDYVRLARAKGLRNHVVIRRHALRTALIPLTTVAAISIAALLDGVVLIEVVFQWRGLGTFFVDSINERDSFALMAWLLLSGTIVIAANLIADLLYGVLDPRIRYD; from the coding sequence ATGCTCGTGTACACAGTGCGCCGCGTGCTCGTCGCGATCCCGCTGCTCTTCCTCGCGTCCGTCCTCGCGTTCGTGCTCGTGGACGTCTCCGGTGACCCGCTGAGCGACATGCGAATGGAGCCGGACATCACCGAGGCCGCCATCGAGGCCGAGGAAGGGCGGCTCTACCTGGACCGCTCGATGCCGGAGCGCTACATCACCTGGGTCACCGGCTACGACTGCAACCGCGACGCGGACGGCGCCTGCGACATCGGACTACTCCGGGGGGAGTTCGGCCCGTCGGTGCGCGGCTTGGGATTCGACATCGGGGAGCAGATCACCACCCGCCTGTTCACGACCCTGCGGCTGATCTCCGCCGCGGTGGTCGTCGCCCTGGGACTCGCGATCCTGGCCGGCGTCGTGAGCGCGGTCAAGCAGTACTCCAAGATCGACTACACCCTGACCTTCATCGGCTTCCTCGCCCTGGCGATGCCGACCTTCTGGCTCGGGGCGCTGATCCGCCAGAGCGGAGTCTGGGTCAACGAACAGGCGGGCACCCAGTTGTTCGCGACCATCCACGCCCGTTCCTCCGACACCCGCGGCTTCACCGGCTGGGAGCACTTCAACGACATCCTCGCCCACCTGACCCTGCCCACGATCGCCTTGATGTTGACGGGATACGCGGCGTGGAGCAGGTACCAGCGCACCTCGATGCTCGAAGTACTCAACAGCGACTACGTCCGGCTCGCCCGGGCCAAGGGACTGCGCAACCACGTGGTGATCCGTCGGCACGCGCTTCGGACCGCGTTGATCCCCCTGACCACGGTCGCGGCCATCTCTATCGCCGCCCTCCTGGACGGCGTGGTCCTCATCGAGGTGGTGTTCCAGTGGCGCGGCCTCGGCACCTTCTTCGTCGACTCCATCAACGAACGGGACTCCTTCGCCCTGATGGCGTGGCTCCTGTTGAGCGGGACGATCGTCATCGCCGCCAACCTGATCGCCGACCTGCTCTACGGCGTCCTGGACCCGAGGATCCGCTATGACTAA
- a CDS encoding ABC transporter permease has translation MTNLPRQEPGPPREPAAAAAEAITTKRRSQPQMVARRFLQHRLAVISLIVLALLALGAFLGPYLWTWDHSVHRAIPPSAPPSPDHPLGTTNAGHDVLGQSMRGAQQSLKIALTVSLVATVLGALWGAVAGYHRGWLDALMMRFVDLLLVVPLLVVVAAIAGNVRGGTTWYAIAFITAAFSWTIISRVVRGVVLSLREQEFVEAARASGASTTRIIVRHLLPNTAGPIIVAATLLVAQAILIEASLSFIGFGIQPPDISLGRMIQDARSAPFTRPWLFYPPGVLIVLICLTINFVGDGLRDALDPRQTMVRR, from the coding sequence ATGACTAACCTCCCCCGGCAGGAGCCAGGTCCTCCCCGAGAACCGGCCGCCGCGGCCGCCGAGGCGATCACCACGAAACGGCGCTCCCAACCACAGATGGTCGCCCGGCGCTTCCTGCAACACCGGCTCGCGGTGATCAGCCTGATAGTGCTGGCCCTCCTCGCGCTGGGCGCGTTCCTCGGACCGTACCTGTGGACCTGGGACCACAGCGTGCACCGGGCGATCCCTCCGTCGGCGCCACCGAGCCCGGACCACCCTCTCGGCACCACCAACGCCGGCCACGACGTGCTCGGTCAGTCCATGCGCGGCGCGCAACAGTCCCTGAAGATCGCGCTGACGGTGTCCCTGGTCGCGACCGTCCTTGGCGCGTTGTGGGGGGCGGTCGCCGGCTACCACCGCGGCTGGTTGGACGCGCTCATGATGCGGTTCGTCGACCTGCTGCTCGTGGTGCCACTCCTCGTCGTCGTGGCGGCGATCGCGGGGAACGTGCGCGGGGGAACCACCTGGTACGCGATCGCCTTCATCACGGCCGCGTTCTCGTGGACGATCATCTCCCGCGTGGTGCGCGGCGTGGTGCTCTCACTGCGGGAACAGGAGTTCGTCGAGGCGGCCCGCGCCTCCGGGGCGTCCACGACGCGCATCATCGTGCGTCACCTGCTCCCCAACACCGCCGGACCGATCATCGTGGCGGCCACGTTGCTGGTGGCACAGGCGATCCTGATCGAGGCGTCCCTGTCGTTCATCGGGTTCGGGATCCAGCCCCCGGACATCTCCCTCGGCAGGATGATCCAGGACGCGCGCTCCGCCCCGTTCACCCGCCCGTGGCTCTTCTACCCGCCGGGAGTTCTCATCGTGCTCATCTGTCTGACCATCAACTTCGTCGGCGACGGCCTCCGCGACGCCCTGGACCCCCGACAGACCATGGTGCGGCGATGA
- a CDS encoding ABC transporter ATP-binding protein encodes MTAVNGTELDASPPVSGAALEVDDLHVGFPTDDGLVLAVRGVTFTLHPGEALGIVGESGSGKSVTSMAVMGLLPKTAQVAGSARVLGQEVIGLNDAQISEVRGKRIAMIFQDPLTSLNPVYTVGYQIAEAILAHHRVTKQEARARAVELLDTVGIPHPEQRVDSYPHEMSGGMRQRVVIAIAMANEPDVIIADEPTTALDVTVQAQVLEALQTARSRTGAALVLITHDLGVVAGQVDRVAVMYAGRIVETGEVTEVFQHARMPYTIGLLGSLPRMDEQRHERLTPILGTPPSMVDLPPGCSFAPRCPMATDLCLEEDPPLFPSAEAAHAAACHYSDQLADTTPRDLFRATAVDTEGLTESEEGESGKSVASKEERIATAETSRSVVEDTREPVLTARGLVKHFPVRSRGLIRRRIGETHAVCDVSLDLRPRETLALVGESGCGKSTTARLLVNLLKPTLGSVVHKGQELGTLTTARMRPLRRNLQIVFQDPFASLDPRMPVHDIIAEPLQVHRRYERGGRQVEDLLEVVGLSPEHGNRYPHEFSGGQRQRIGIARALALDPEVIVLDEPVSALDVSIQAGVINLLEELQERLGLAYLFVSHDLSVVRHTAHRVAVMYLGRVVEQATNEQLFAAPAHPYTQALMSAIPLPDPVKERRRERVRITGDVPNPVDPPSGCRFRTRCPKFAGELNDAQRDRCVTEIPTLTNRALEPGHIAACHYAEPRALI; translated from the coding sequence ATGACGGCGGTGAACGGCACCGAGCTCGACGCGTCGCCGCCAGTGTCCGGGGCCGCGTTGGAGGTGGACGACCTCCACGTCGGATTCCCGACCGACGACGGCCTCGTCCTCGCCGTACGCGGAGTGACCTTCACGCTCCACCCCGGCGAGGCACTGGGGATCGTCGGCGAGTCCGGCTCCGGGAAGTCCGTCACCTCGATGGCCGTGATGGGGCTCCTGCCCAAGACCGCACAGGTGGCAGGGTCAGCGCGGGTACTGGGCCAAGAGGTCATCGGGCTCAACGACGCGCAGATCAGCGAGGTCCGCGGCAAGAGGATCGCCATGATCTTCCAGGACCCGCTCACCTCGCTCAACCCCGTCTACACCGTCGGCTACCAGATCGCCGAGGCGATCCTGGCCCACCACCGCGTCACCAAGCAGGAGGCTCGGGCCCGGGCCGTGGAGCTGCTCGACACGGTCGGGATCCCCCACCCGGAGCAGCGGGTGGACTCCTACCCGCACGAGATGTCGGGCGGCATGCGGCAGCGCGTCGTGATCGCGATCGCCATGGCCAACGAGCCCGACGTCATCATCGCCGACGAGCCCACCACCGCGCTCGACGTCACCGTGCAGGCCCAAGTCCTGGAGGCGTTGCAGACCGCCCGCTCGCGCACCGGTGCGGCACTCGTGCTCATCACCCACGACCTGGGGGTCGTCGCGGGGCAGGTCGACCGGGTCGCGGTGATGTACGCCGGGCGGATCGTGGAAACCGGGGAGGTGACCGAGGTCTTCCAGCACGCGCGCATGCCCTACACCATCGGCCTGTTGGGCAGCCTGCCCCGGATGGACGAACAACGCCACGAACGGCTGACCCCGATCCTCGGCACACCTCCCTCCATGGTCGACCTGCCCCCGGGGTGCTCCTTCGCACCACGCTGCCCGATGGCCACCGACCTCTGCCTCGAGGAGGATCCGCCTCTGTTCCCCAGCGCGGAGGCGGCACACGCGGCGGCCTGCCACTACAGCGACCAGCTTGCCGACACCACCCCTCGGGACCTGTTCCGCGCCACGGCGGTGGACACGGAGGGGCTCACCGAGTCGGAGGAAGGCGAGTCGGGGAAGTCCGTGGCGTCGAAGGAGGAACGGATCGCCACGGCGGAGACGTCGCGATCCGTTGTGGAGGACACGCGCGAGCCCGTCCTCACCGCGCGCGGCCTGGTGAAGCACTTCCCGGTCCGGTCCCGCGGCCTGATCCGGCGCAGGATCGGCGAGACCCACGCCGTCTGCGACGTCTCCCTCGACCTCCGCCCCCGCGAGACGCTGGCCCTGGTGGGCGAGTCGGGGTGCGGGAAGTCCACCACGGCCCGGCTGCTGGTCAACCTTCTCAAACCCACCCTCGGCTCCGTCGTGCACAAAGGGCAGGAGCTCGGGACGCTGACGACGGCGCGGATGCGGCCGTTGCGACGCAACCTACAGATCGTGTTCCAGGACCCGTTCGCCTCCCTCGACCCCCGGATGCCGGTGCACGACATCATCGCCGAACCGCTCCAGGTACACCGCCGGTACGAACGCGGCGGCCGGCAGGTGGAGGACCTCCTGGAGGTCGTCGGCCTCTCCCCCGAGCACGGCAACCGGTACCCGCACGAGTTCTCCGGCGGCCAGCGCCAACGCATCGGCATCGCCCGCGCGCTCGCGCTCGACCCCGAGGTGATCGTGCTGGACGAACCGGTCTCCGCGTTGGACGTCTCGATCCAGGCCGGTGTCATCAACCTGCTGGAGGAACTCCAGGAACGGCTGGGACTCGCCTACCTCTTCGTCTCACACGACCTGTCCGTGGTGCGCCACACCGCCCACCGCGTCGCCGTGATGTACCTGGGACGCGTCGTGGAACAGGCCACGAACGAACAGCTCTTCGCCGCGCCCGCCCACCCCTACACCCAGGCCCTCATGTCGGCGATTCCCCTCCCCGACCCCGTCAAGGAACGGCGCCGCGAACGGGTCCGGATCACCGGCGACGTCCCCAACCCGGTGGACCCACCGTCCGGCTGTCGCTTCCGGACCCGCTGCCCCAAGTTCGCGGGAGAACTCAACGACGCCCAACGCGACCGCTGCGTCACCGAGATCCCCACCCTCACCAACCGCGCTTTGGAGCCCGGCCACATCGCCGCCTGCCACTACGCCGAACCCCGCGCCCTCATCTGA
- a CDS encoding BTAD domain-containing putative transcriptional regulator produces MRFGVLGPVRVGDDLQGTVGGLRLRALLTLLLLDAGRIVPTDRLIDGVYAEDPPRGAANALQSQVSRLRQMLPTDSAGAPLVEFHPGGYRIAVDPDDVDVHRFARLAGEGQGAAQANDPRRAALLLRQALDQWRGPALSDVAELPFAGPQAARLEEQRGKVIEELAATQLALGLANDAADGLRPHADANPLRERTWALLIRALGGAGRQAEALAAFDRVRTALADELGADPSPELADAHLAVLRGETTVAPAAPERWGLRHQFTSFVGRENDVQRVASLFDDRQLVTLVGPGGAGKTRLAIEVADGYVGDVGFVDLSSLGETSDIPQVILGTLELGEAGLRASTSAPPTEDHALRRLENALANRALLLVLDNCEHVIAPVAALVSRLLSASPSLRVLATSREPLGITGEALHRLWGLPLPPGDVPPDPDQLQESAAVRLFVERGKDTDPGFALSSETVESVLRVCRRLDGLPLGIELAAARLRTLPVAEIARRLDDRFQLLSRGSRTAQPRHQTLRAVVEWSWDLLSAEEQRLARRFTVFSGGADLQAVEAVCGGEGTDVLETLSGLIDKSLVESDGGRYRMLDTVHAFCSERLEESGEAEAVREEHWTFFRDLAQRAEPWLRRTEQLEWLARLDAERDNLHLAIRRAVAAGDSVTAARMVAPLSLYWWVRGMRWEASSIADDVLSVFGDEPPDELYEEWCACVLLASITRTDPELVELREALRFKTWRWLLETEEAPRYPFTLYLFALASGPPQDPIEEDVYLTAVAGERHGPWLRSLTLVGSSTLARLNGERLSSEAPLRESLAGFRKLGDRWGMTLAYTILGEELGDEGRPAEGVAALEQALLLAHELQANRDIADLTRVRGSLRLEMGDIVAARADFEEAATLARRAGDQENASGAGLGLAKVALREGNSTKARHLAETALAQCPTGWFMADETHDEITAFLDTLGAAPDQRG; encoded by the coding sequence ATGCGATTCGGGGTCCTAGGGCCGGTGCGGGTGGGGGACGACCTCCAAGGGACGGTCGGTGGGCTGCGGTTGCGTGCCCTGCTCACGCTGTTGCTGCTGGACGCGGGGCGCATCGTGCCCACGGACCGCCTCATCGACGGCGTGTACGCCGAGGATCCGCCCCGGGGCGCGGCGAACGCGCTGCAGTCCCAGGTGTCCCGACTTCGGCAAATGTTGCCGACCGACAGCGCCGGTGCACCGTTGGTGGAGTTCCATCCGGGCGGGTATCGGATCGCCGTCGACCCTGACGACGTGGACGTCCACCGCTTCGCCCGCCTCGCGGGCGAGGGCCAGGGAGCGGCCCAGGCCAATGACCCCCGACGGGCGGCGCTTCTCCTCCGGCAGGCCCTTGACCAGTGGCGCGGACCGGCCCTCAGCGATGTGGCCGAACTGCCGTTCGCGGGACCGCAAGCCGCCCGGTTGGAGGAGCAGCGGGGGAAGGTGATCGAGGAGCTGGCCGCTACCCAGCTCGCTCTGGGGCTGGCCAACGACGCGGCCGACGGCCTGCGCCCCCACGCGGACGCGAACCCGCTACGGGAACGCACCTGGGCCCTCCTGATCCGCGCCCTGGGCGGCGCGGGTCGACAGGCCGAGGCCCTGGCGGCCTTCGACCGGGTGCGGACCGCCCTCGCCGACGAACTCGGCGCGGATCCATCGCCGGAGCTCGCGGACGCGCACCTGGCGGTGCTTCGGGGGGAGACCACGGTCGCCCCGGCCGCGCCGGAACGGTGGGGGCTCCGGCACCAGTTCACGTCCTTCGTGGGGCGCGAGAACGACGTCCAACGCGTCGCCTCCCTGTTCGACGACCGCCAACTCGTCACCCTGGTCGGGCCGGGGGGTGCGGGCAAGACGCGGCTGGCCATCGAGGTCGCCGACGGGTACGTGGGTGACGTCGGTTTCGTGGACCTGTCCAGCCTCGGCGAGACGTCCGACATCCCCCAGGTCATCCTGGGAACCCTGGAACTGGGCGAGGCCGGACTGCGGGCGTCGACCAGCGCGCCACCCACCGAGGACCATGCGCTGCGACGCCTGGAGAACGCGCTGGCGAACCGAGCGCTCCTCCTCGTGCTGGACAACTGCGAGCACGTCATCGCCCCCGTGGCGGCGCTTGTCAGTCGGCTGTTGAGCGCGTCCCCCTCGCTGCGTGTGCTCGCCACCTCCCGCGAGCCGCTCGGGATCACGGGTGAGGCGCTGCACCGGCTGTGGGGGTTGCCCCTGCCGCCAGGAGACGTGCCCCCGGACCCCGACCAGCTCCAGGAGTCAGCCGCGGTGCGGCTGTTCGTGGAACGCGGGAAGGACACCGACCCCGGCTTCGCCCTGTCGTCGGAGACCGTTGAGTCGGTGCTGCGCGTCTGCCGGCGTCTCGATGGCCTCCCGTTGGGGATCGAACTCGCCGCGGCGCGGCTGCGCACGCTTCCGGTGGCCGAGATCGCGCGCCGGCTGGACGACCGGTTCCAATTGTTGTCCCGCGGCAGCCGAACGGCGCAGCCTCGGCACCAGACGCTGCGCGCGGTCGTCGAGTGGAGCTGGGATCTCCTGAGTGCCGAGGAACAACGACTCGCCCGACGCTTCACCGTCTTCTCCGGAGGCGCTGACCTGCAGGCGGTGGAGGCCGTCTGTGGTGGTGAGGGAACGGACGTCCTCGAGACGCTGAGCGGTCTGATCGACAAGTCGTTGGTGGAGTCCGACGGGGGCCGCTACCGGATGCTCGACACGGTGCACGCCTTCTGCTCCGAGCGGCTGGAGGAGTCGGGGGAGGCCGAGGCGGTTCGCGAGGAGCACTGGACGTTCTTCCGTGACCTCGCCCAGCGGGCCGAACCGTGGCTGCGACGCACGGAGCAGCTCGAGTGGCTGGCCCGGCTGGACGCCGAGCGCGACAACCTCCACCTGGCGATCCGGCGCGCCGTCGCGGCGGGTGACTCCGTCACCGCCGCGCGCATGGTGGCGCCCCTAAGCCTGTACTGGTGGGTGCGGGGCATGCGCTGGGAGGCGTCCTCGATCGCCGACGACGTCCTCTCCGTCTTCGGCGACGAGCCGCCAGACGAGCTGTACGAGGAGTGGTGCGCGTGCGTCCTCCTGGCGTCGATCACCCGCACCGACCCGGAGCTCGTCGAGCTGAGGGAGGCACTGCGCTTCAAGACCTGGCGGTGGCTCCTGGAGACCGAGGAGGCGCCGAGGTACCCGTTCACCCTGTATCTGTTCGCCCTGGCCAGCGGACCGCCGCAAGACCCGATAGAAGAGGACGTCTACCTGACCGCGGTGGCTGGCGAGCGGCACGGTCCGTGGCTGCGCTCGCTGACGTTGGTCGGCTCGAGCACGCTCGCACGGCTCAACGGGGAACGCCTGAGTTCCGAGGCCCCCCTTCGCGAGTCGCTCGCCGGTTTCCGGAAGTTGGGTGACCGCTGGGGGATGACGCTCGCGTACACCATTCTGGGTGAGGAGCTGGGGGACGAGGGGCGCCCCGCCGAGGGCGTGGCGGCACTGGAGCAAGCGCTCCTCCTCGCCCACGAGCTGCAGGCGAACCGGGACATCGCCGACCTGACCCGTGTCCGAGGCAGCCTCCGCCTGGAGATGGGCGACATCGTCGCGGCACGCGCGGACTTCGAGGAAGCGGCGACGCTCGCTCGTCGCGCCGGCGACCAGGAGAACGCCTCGGGGGCAGGCCTCGGCCTCGCCAAAGTCGCCCTTCGGGAAGGAAACAGCACCAAGGCACGCCACCTCGCGGAAACGGCACTTGCCCAGTGCCCGACAGGGTGGTTCATGGCCGACGAGACTCACGACGAGATCACCGCGTTCCTGGACACTCTCGGGGCCGCCCCGGACCAGCGGGGCTGA
- a CDS encoding TetR/AcrR family transcriptional regulator: MTAIRTARERAREELTREIADAGRRHLAEHGAPGLSLRAIARELGMVSSAIHRYFPTKDDLLTRLIVDGYNAVGDAIERADADVPRDAYTDRWLASCHALRDWARDNPHEYALIYGSPVPGYAAPSDTVLPAARGAAVVGAVLRAAHEADALRPPPGYPAPPPEFAEDAERLRPALGPLPDETIARAVTAWTAVFGWLSFALFGQFANGVEHQDAAFDHHLRTLAAYLGLPPTGPTPPG; encoded by the coding sequence ATGACCGCGATCCGAACCGCCCGAGAACGCGCCCGCGAGGAACTCACCCGCGAGATCGCCGACGCGGGGCGCCGCCACCTCGCGGAGCACGGGGCGCCGGGGCTGTCCCTCCGGGCCATCGCCCGCGAACTCGGTATGGTCTCCTCCGCGATCCACCGCTACTTCCCCACCAAGGACGACCTCCTGACCCGCCTTATCGTGGACGGCTACAACGCGGTGGGGGACGCGATCGAACGCGCCGACGCGGACGTACCCCGCGACGCCTACACCGACCGTTGGCTCGCGTCGTGCCACGCCCTGCGCGACTGGGCGAGGGACAACCCCCACGAGTACGCGCTCATCTACGGGTCCCCGGTCCCCGGCTACGCCGCGCCCTCCGACACCGTCCTGCCGGCGGCCCGAGGCGCGGCCGTCGTCGGCGCCGTCCTCCGCGCGGCCCACGAGGCCGACGCCCTGCGGCCCCCACCCGGGTACCCCGCCCCGCCACCGGAGTTCGCCGAGGACGCCGAACGCCTCCGCCCCGCGCTGGGCCCCCTCCCCGACGAGACGATCGCCCGCGCGGTGACCGCCTGGACCGCCGTGTTCGGATGGCTGAGCTTCGCCCTGTTCGGCCAGTTCGCCAACGGCGTCGAGCACCAGGACGCCGCGTTCGACCATCACCTCCGCACCCTGGCGGCCTATCTGGGGCTCCCACCCACCGGCCCCACACCACCCGGCTGA
- a CDS encoding ATP-binding cassette domain-containing protein: MPMTKHAIRTEALRKRYGDKNALDGLNLTVPEGGVYGLLGPNGAGKTTAVRVLATLLRFDEGIATVNGVDVQRHPEQVRQQIGLTGQYAAVDEMLSGWQNLVLFGRLFRLSRPAARRRAEELLADFSLTDAAKKSVADYSGGMRRRLDLAVSLILRPRVLFLDEPTTGLDPRSRSEVWTTVRALADSGTTVLLTTQYLEEADQLASRIAVIDSGRKVAEGTPNELKSVISVDRVEVVLHEAADIPQTAEIVERACGGEVTTDLDTRTVRAPVTDRMGALTSVVRALHETGIEVEDIGLRRPTLDEVFLHLTGADSRGAHEEAK, encoded by the coding sequence ATCCCTATGACGAAACACGCGATTCGCACCGAGGCGCTGCGGAAGCGCTACGGCGACAAGAACGCTCTGGACGGTCTCAACCTGACCGTCCCCGAGGGGGGCGTCTACGGACTCCTCGGCCCGAACGGCGCGGGCAAGACCACCGCGGTCCGGGTCCTGGCCACCCTGCTCCGGTTCGACGAGGGCATCGCCACGGTCAACGGCGTCGACGTCCAACGCCACCCGGAACAGGTACGACAGCAGATCGGACTCACCGGACAGTACGCGGCGGTCGACGAGATGTTGAGCGGCTGGCAGAACCTCGTGCTCTTCGGTCGGCTCTTCCGGCTCAGTCGTCCCGCGGCGCGTCGCCGCGCCGAGGAGCTCCTGGCGGACTTCTCGCTCACCGACGCCGCGAAGAAGTCCGTCGCCGACTACTCCGGCGGGATGCGGCGGCGGTTGGACCTCGCGGTGAGTCTGATCCTGCGGCCTCGGGTGCTGTTCCTGGACGAGCCCACCACCGGGCTCGATCCCCGGAGCCGGTCCGAGGTCTGGACCACGGTGCGAGCTCTGGCGGACTCGGGGACGACGGTGCTCCTCACCACCCAGTACCTGGAGGAGGCCGACCAGCTCGCGTCCCGGATCGCCGTGATCGACTCCGGGCGCAAGGTGGCCGAGGGGACACCGAACGAACTGAAGTCGGTGATCTCGGTCGACCGGGTCGAGGTCGTGCTGCACGAAGCGGCCGACATCCCGCAGACCGCGGAGATCGTGGAGCGCGCCTGTGGCGGTGAGGTGACCACCGACCTCGACACACGTACCGTGCGCGCGCCGGTCACCGACCGGATGGGGGCCCTGACCTCGGTGGTGCGGGCACTGCACGAGACCGGGATCGAGGTCGAGGACATCGGCCTGCGCCGCCCGACGCTGGACGAGGTGTTCCTGCACCTGACGGGGGCCGACTCCCGCGGTGCCCACGAGGAGGCGAAATGA